Part of the Tolypothrix sp. PCC 7910 genome, GGTGTTTGATTTTCATGTTCTTCGTTGTTCATATGTCTCTCCTTAGACTTTTGAGTTTTTTGGACTCAGGTATACCAGTAGCCACAAAGCGAACCTTTCTAGCCCTACCAACAGAGCAGTAATACCCACAGCCAAACCAAACAAAACGAGGTTATTTTCATTGCCAGCTTTTAAAGCAAAGCTTAAAGATGTCGCAACTGCTGGAGGATGCATCACATCTAATAGAATCATCAACACGATGGTGCTAATCATGGCAGTACCTCCAGACAGATAACCTGAACCTAAGAGCATATATGTTAAAAAACCAATCCCTGCTGCCATCATTTGGGAAATGGCTAGAGTTCGGACTGTATTTGTACCATGTTGGGGATCGAGATAAATCAAAAAGGCGCTCGAAGCCAGGGATGCAAACAACAAACGCTGGCGCGTGAGGACTTCCACTAGAGCAAACATGGTTAAGATAACTACTGTGGGAGCAGTGGCTAATGCTAGCTCACCCTTCCAATTGAGGCGACGACGGAGCGAGCGATTTGCACCTTCTAAAGGCTTTAAGCTGGAACGATGGGATTTCATCGCAGGCTCCTATCCAGTTCCGGCTCTGGTAAGCGGCGTTGTTCTCCCTGCTGAATCTCCCGTTCCAAGAAATAATTCAGCAAAGTTCGCAGTAAAACGATCGCGCCTAAATTTAAAATATCTTGGCGTGTGGGTGCTACTGCTGTTCGCAAAATATCGCTAGCAACTGTAAATTCTAACCCCAATGCTAAGACTCGCCCTAATTGCAAACGCACTCCTTCGGTAGCATCAAAATGTTGTTTAGAGCGAGAGAATAACAAGCGCAAATAGGCAATAATCCCCCGAATCACTGCACCGCCAATCACAACGGCTGCGGCAATTTCCGTCCCTGCTGCCAAATAACCAACAATGACTTTTAGCCATGTTTCTAAAGGAGTAGTTTCTCTAGCCTCTCCCCCGCCTTCTGCATTCAAACTTAACAGCAGAACTAGCCCGAGAATGAGTGCTAGGGGTAGTAACAAATTAATCAATGATTCCCGCGATCGCTCTCTTCTCATAGCTGTTTCTACTGCAATTGTTCGGCTAGATAATCGCCAACGCGCAAAGCATTGGCCATAATTGTCAGCGTCGGGTTAACACCCGAATTTGACGGAAAGAAACTACTATCTACAACATAAAGATTCTCGATATCATGGGTACGGCAGTTAATATCTAAAACTGAAGTTTGAGGATCTGTGCCGAATCGACAACTACCACATTGATGGGCTACTGCTTGTTCCGGTATATGAGTGCGGGGATAGATACTAAATGGTAAGACATGTTTAGCTGAGTGAGGAATTGACTTGAGTACAGATGTCCAGCGATGAATTAGGCGATCGCTTGCTTCAATATTATTAGGCTTGTAGTCAATGTGAATCTTATCCCCCACTACAGAAATCCGATTATTGGGATCTGGTAAATCTTCCGTCTGTAACCACCAACCAACCGAACGTTCCGCTAACAAATGGCGCTCAAAATGAGGAATTAGCTTGATAAACGGAGCCATCAACGGCGGAGCCTCGGCGGGAATCATATCTGCAAGCACATTGCCTGTATTCTGCACCATACCCATCGGATAGGGAAAATCCGGTTCTCCCCAGTAAAAATCATTAACAGCGATGGTTTTTTGAAATTTAGCGTGATTTACCTCTAAATGTATGGAAACTATAGCGGTTTCCGATTGTTTCATGAAATTCCGCCCGACTTGATCGGAACTGTTTGCTAATCCATGAGGATGCTGATCATTAGCGGAACGTAACAGCAAAGCGGCTGAGTTCACAGAACCACAAGCAACAACTACAATATCGCCTGTAAACCAATGCTTTTCGCCAGCAATTTCAGTTTCTACCCTGGTAACTTCTCGTCCAGACTCACTGGTATGCAACCGTAAAACTTTAGCTTGAGTGAGCAGGGTAACATTAGCATACTTTTCCCGCACCGGACGCACAGCGTTAACATCTGCATCAGCTTTTGCTTGTACTAAGCAAGGATATCCATCAAAAGTATCGCAGCGAATACAAGGACTATGAAGGCGATCGCTCTCGTTGAGTTTTAGTCCTATTGGTAAATGAAACGGGTAATATCCCAGTTCGCGGATACCATCAACAAGAGACTGCATATCCGGCTCATGACTTACAGGCAGATATGGATATGGTTCGCTACGAGGTGGTTCTGTTGGATCTTGTCCCTGCTTACCATGCACATCATATAACTTTTCTGCTTGGGTGTAGTAAGGCTCAAAATCTTGATATTTCAAAGGCCATTCTGGAGAAATCCCATCTTTATGAATTACCTTTTCAAAATCTCTTTCTCGTAAGCGGATTAAAGCTGCACCATAAAGTTTAGTATTGCCACCAACCCAATAACCTGTCTGGGGTTTAAAAGCTTTACCTTCTTTGTCATACCATTCTTCATTAGTATGATAGCGATGATTTTGATAAACTTCCTGGGGATTCCAGTTATCTTTTTCTCTAGGTAAAAAGTCGCCTCGTTCTAACAATAAAATTTTTTTACCTGTAGGTGCAAGGCGGTGAGTTAATGTCCCACCGCCTGCTCCTGTACCAATAATAATGATGTCGTAATGGTCTTTAATGCTTGGCATGATTTCATATTTATTACGAGTGGAAAATCTCAATTTATACTCAATTTATATTTTTCTATTGCAATTCTTTGAAAGACTTCCTGCTTATTTAAATGGTATATAGGAATCCGATTTAATTTCTGAAAAAATCTCAGTAATGCACGAAAAGCTTTGGCACTGATGCGTTACGCTAGCGCTAACGCATCCTACCTACGCGAACTGTAAAAATCAAATATGAGTCATATATCTCTCTAGAGAGACTTCTGTAATTACAGTAAAACTTTAGATGCCATAATGCTTCTACCTCAAGAATTACTAATTTTTCTACCTAAAGATAGGGAAGAATTTCATTTTAATTTCATTTTTTATATTTATTATTGAAGTTGTATTCGGTAGCTAGTTTTATATAAAAATGAAATAATAGATGATGTAAAAATTAAGGTAATAAAAAATGCATTTTTAACAGAAAATTATCAGAATTTTTATAGCAACTTTGTATGAACTTGAATCTGCTATTATCAGCCACCAAATTAGATAACAGGAGATTTTTATGGCTGAAACAATTGAGATTTATGACGATCGCCTGCGTGCTATTGTCGCAACCGATGCTTCACTGCAGAAGCTAGCTAACGGTGCAGTTCATAGTGAGGGGCCTGTTTACTTTCACGAAGATGATAGTGTGGTGTGGAGTGATGCTCATGGCGATCGCCTGTTGCGATGGAGCACCACTGACAATGTTACCGTTATACGTCAACCTTCTAACTACCAAAGTGGTAATTACCGTGATTTAGAAGGCCGTTTAGTTGCCTGTTCCTCTGGGTTACGTGCAATTATTCGCCGCGAACATGATGGTGAATGGCAGGTTTTAGTCGATCGCTACCAAGGTAAACGCCTCAACAGTCCCAATGATTTAGTAGTGAAAAGCGATCGCACAATTTGGTTTACCGATCCGCCCTATGGAATTACTGAACCCAACCAAGGTTACGGCGGCGAACAGGAACAAAGAGGAAGTTACGTCTATCGTTTCGAGCCGGTAACCGGAGAGATTGATCCTGTAGTCACTGACATGATACGCCCTAACGGATTGGCTTTCAGTCCCGATGAAAGTTTGCTGTATGTCTCAGATACGGCTGCATTTAATATTCCTGGCGGGCCTCATCATATTCGCGTCTACGAGGTTGTAGATGGTCGATGGGCTAAAAATGGGCGCGTGTTTGCAGTCATCGAACCAGGTCAGCCTGATGGCTTGCGGGTTGATCGACAAGGTAACGTTTTTACTAGTTCTGAGGATAGCGTACAGGTATATGCTCCTGATGGAACTTGCTTAGGGAAAATTCTCGTACCGGAAACATCCGCTAACCTAACTTTCGGGGGGAAAGAACATGATCGCCTATTCATCACCGCCGGAAAATCCTTATATGCTATCGGCCTGAATACTCGTGGCGTGCAACTATGATTTATAAATTTGTTTTTGGAATAGCGATCGCATTTCTCCTGGCTGCATTTCATTTCCCTGCGCTAAGTCCACACCTATTGAGTACTTTATCCAATATCTATCCTGACAGCTTCCCAGGATTAGCACTTTTACTACTCAGAGTTAGCATTGGTGGGTTATTTATCTTACACGGTTACCCAAAAATTACCCATCTCAGACAGTGGGCTGAGTCTCTCAAAATGCCTATCTTTATGTGCTTTTTATCGGCTGCATCCATGTTAGGCGGCGGAATTTTTCTGATTATTGGGTTCTTGACACTCTTAGGAACCTTACCTATTCTCTGCTCAATGATTTTTGCGATTTATTTACATATCGCTGGTCATAAACCTTTTGTAGCTCAAGATCCATACTTAATTCCGCCCGATCAATATCAAGGTGCTAACGGACAAGGTGAACCACCAAGCTGGGAAAAAGCTTTTATGTACTGTGTAATGCTGATTGCGATCGCAGTTTTAGGCCCTGGTGCCTATTCTCTCGATGCTCTAATTTTTGGTCGATAAATAGTTAGGAAATTATTCTCCTGCTGGGGGCAATTCTGGTTGTGGCTCTTTACGTGTAAACTCATCGATTAGCGTCACAATCACAGCCGCTGCTGGAACTGCAAGCAATACGCCAATTAAACCAAATAACTTACCCATGACGAGAAACGTCACAATTACCATCACAGGATGTATATTAACTTGCTGTCCCATAACTAAGGGTTGAACAATATGAGCATCTATTTGATTTAGAACTAAAAATAATATGAGAACAAATACTAATTTAATTGGTGAAATACTCAACGCTACTAATGCAGGTAAAAAAGTACCAACAATAGAACCAAAATAAGGAATAATCTCGAATATACCTGCAATAATGCCAAAGGCAAACGCAGATGGAATACCTAAAATCCACAGTCCAAGAGCAGCTCCTGCACCGAGAAATATCATGGCAATTCCCGTACCAAAAATCCAACCCCGTAGTCTTGCTTGGCAAGCTTTGAGAACTCTTATAGACCTTTGATGATGCCGACGGGGTATTAACTTTAAAATACCATTTACTAAAGATTCAGGATCGTAAGCCATATACAACGCTAAAATCACCGTTGCTACCAACTCCAGTGTGAAATTGAAAGCTTGACCCAAAAAAACTGGTACTCCACCTAGTAACTGATTAATAAAATTTCGGAGTTGTATTAGAGATAAAGAAATATTAGGAATAAAAGTAAATTTTTGCCGCAGTTTCTCAACATCTACCGTCAATGTATTGAGATAAGTTGGCAATGTAATTAGTAAATTTTGCACCTCAGATGTAGCGTTAGGTATAACAACAGTAGCAAGCAATAGCCCAAAGCCTAGAATCAATCCAATTAACAGCACAACAGCAGCATCTTGTGATTTAACCAGCTTTTTCAAAAAGCGCAACATTGTTCGCAAAACTAAAGCAATTAATGCCGCAATAGCTATTAGTTCTAATACTGGTAAAAGTTGGTAGAGAATGTAGAGTACCGCTGCAAGTATGACTGCCAAAGGTGCGCCACGAGTTAGTTGAGAGTAACCATTGTCTGGATCTGCCATTTTTGCTCATCGCTGATTGTAATTAATCATACTTGTGAAAATAGTCTAGATTTTTTAGAGAACGACTCGGTTGCAGCTTATTGCATTTACTTATAAATGTATTTGCATTAATAATCATCCTCCTAAAGTCACTTGTTTGACCTTGGATATTTAATTTACTTGAATTTACGAATTGCAATTTTAATTTATGGTGTATATTTGCCCAATATTTTGATTCTTTGCTGAGAAAAATCAATTATCGAAAATTAACCGAGGCATTATTCAACTAGGACTACTGCTACTGCTACTGATTGCTACTGCAATTGTACGAGTCGCTTTTTCTTTGTTAGCTTTTGTTCGATTAAGAAATTTTGTATATGTAATTGTCACTCTAATTGTACTGTTTGGTCTGGCATACAGCCTGATAGGTTGAAATTTTCCAAAAAACACGTGATACCTGCTGTCATCCCTCCATTCCCAGGAGGAAATCTCACAAGAGACTTTCCTCAAAAGTCAAAAGACTTAATTATTGGGTAATTAGCAATATGGTATGTCCGTCTGGATCTTTAACTAAACAACCCTGTTTATAGGGAAATGAGCTATCTGCAAACTGCACAATCCGCGATGATACAAACTGAACCCCGTTACGCCGTAGCTTATCCACTAACTGCTCAAGATTATTTACAACAAGCTCAATTTGGATATGTGCAATATCGCAACTTTTCCAATCACTGGGCATTGGGCGACCTTGTTCCGGCACAATATAGTCTAAAAGTTCAATTCCCATACCATCTTGAACAGGTCGCAATGCTGTAATTTTGACTTCGGCTCCTGGTAAATTATCCAAGCGAGATTGGGTTGCACGCCAGTTGAGACTGCGGCTATTAATTTGCATTCCCAGGAGATTGCGATAAAAGTTTAGACTCTGCTCGGTATTGGAAATAGCGATCGCACTATGATCAATTCCCAAAAACAAGCGATTCGTGTTTTGATGCCATTTATCTTGTCCTTTATCAGGCGGAAACCAAATTAACTCTAAATCATGACCATCAGGGTCTTTAAACTTAAAAGCGCGGACACCACCAGATGCTTGATTACCAGGTGGTATTGTCTGGGGAGCAACTGAAATTGGTTCAATGGAAAATGAACGCAAGTGAGTATAAGCACGATCCATATCACTCACTACAATTGCCAGATGTTGAAACCACAGATCATTACTTTGTGAATTGCTGGGGATGGGTTTACCCTGAATATTAAGATACTCCATTAACTCGATAAGTTCGTCACCTAATCGTAAAGTGACAATGCGAATTTTTGCCCCAGTCACACCTTCTAATTCGCTATAATACTGTTCTTCAACAGTAATGTCAGAAACGAGTTCAAAAGCAAGTGCTTGTGTATAGAAATCCAAAGAGCGATCGCAGCTTTTTACTGTTAAGCCAATAGCTCTAATTCTTTGTACTTGTACATCAGTTTGACTAGACATATTCAACAGACTTTGTACTAGCTTCGCCAAAATTTAATATGAGTTTTGTATAAATCAATCAATATAAAAAAATATTATAAAGTTTCTCTCTAGCTTAAGAAATACATTCAACTGACTTTATCCTTTAAAGATTTCATCCAATAATGAAATCGTGATGAAATTGTTATAGTTCTTTCGGTAGAGATAGTTATTATTCCAATGGCTAGAAGCATTAATTCTTGCAAACCTCTAAAGTAATGCCAGAATCATCAAAATAGCTGTCAAAAATTAAACACATAAGCAAAATGTGTAATTAGTATAAAAATAGCAAAAATTCTGAACAAGTATTATGAGTTATTCCCCTTACCTACTGAAAGGTCAAAAAGCACTTGTGACAGGTGCTAGTTCTGGAATTGGTGAAGCTATAGCTCGTTATTTAGCTGCATCAGGTGCAGCAGTAGCTATTAACTATCATTCTGAACCTGAAGAAGCCGAAAAACTTGTCGATGATATCAAAGCTACTAATGGAGAAGCATTCGCTATTCAAGCCGATGTCAGCAAAGAAGACCAAGTAAAGGCAATGTTCAGCAAAACGCTTCAAGAATTTGGCACTATTGATATTTTAGTAAGTAATGCGGGCATTCAAAAAGACTCAGCATTTATAGATATGACCCTCGATCAATGGAATGCAGTGATTGGGATTAATCTAACGGGACAATTCTTATGTGCTAGGGAAGCTGCGAAAGAATTCTTGCGTCGAGGTGTGAAGCCTGATATTTCTTGTGCGGCAGGTAAAATTATTTGTATGAGTTCCGTACATCAGGTAATTCCTTGGTCAGGTCATGTTAATTATGCTACTAGTAAAGGTGGTATTAATATGATGATGCAAAGTATTGCCCAAGAACTTGCTCCTCACAAAATTCGTGTTAATAGTATTGCTCCTGGTGCTATTAAAACTCCAATTAATAAATCAGCTTGGGATACCCCACAAGCAGAGGCAAATTTATTAAAACTAATTCCAGCTAAACGTGTGGGAGATGTAGAAGACATCGCTAAAGCAGCAGTTTGGTTGGCTTCTGATGACTCTGATTATGTCAACGGTACAACACTATTTGTAGATGGTGGAATGACTTTGTATCCAGGTTTTACAGATAATGGTTAATTGAGAATGCCTACAAAAGTTACTGTCAATTCGGGTTTAATAACCATTAACGATGGTTCTTCTTTTTTAGTAACAGCTAGTGATGGTTCCATCGACGAGAATTTACCTCAAGGTTTTTTTGTTTGGGACACACGGCTAATTTCTTACTACGAAATTTCTCTCAATCGCTGCCGACTTTCGTTGTTAGCCTCTAGCAATATCAGCCATCATGATGCACTTTACCAATTTACCAACCCGCAACTTCCTATTATCAATGGCACTTTACCTCCTGGTAGTTTACTTGTAACTGTTCGGCGGGACATTGTGGAAGGAATGCATGAAGATATTGATATAACTAACTATCACAATGAAACTGTTAAGTTTCAATTAATGCTAGCTGTGCGTTCTGATTTTGCAGATATTTTTGATGTCAAATCACAGCAAATATTGACGCGGGGTGAAACAGAAACCAAATGGGAAAATAGTGTACTCACCACTGAATATCGTAACGGCTCTTTCTTCCGAAGTATTGTGATTGAGCCAGTTTGTGGTAGTTCTGAGCCACGCTATGCCAATGGTCGTTTAATGTTTGATGTGGTCATTGCTCCTGGGAAAACATGGCACACTTGTGTTAATTTTACGGCTTTAGCAGATGGAAAGGTTTTCAAACCTCAAAATAGCTGCGCTGTGCCTCACAATACGAAAGCAGGAAAGGTTAGGGATCAATTTCTGATGAATGCGACAAAGTTGCGTTCGTCTAATGCTGAAATTGCCGAATACTATCAACAAGCGATCGCAGATATGGGAGCGTTGCGGATTGAGGTGGATGATCATGGACATCAATTTTGGATGCCTGCTGCTGGTATTCCCTGGTTTGTTGCCGTTTTTGGACGTGACTCAATAATTTCTAGCTTGCAAGCGATCGCAGTTTATCATGAATTTGCCCGTGGCACGTTACTGAAACTGGCTCAACTCCAGGCAACTGAGTTGGATGATTGGCACGATGCCCAACCGGGCAAAATGCTGCATGAAAAGCGCCGCGATGAGTTAACTACATTAAACTTACTTCCATATCATCCCTACTACGGAACAGTAGATACTACCATTCTGTGGATTGTTACTTTAGCCGAAGCCTATAACTGGAACGCTGATGTTAGTATGCTTGATGAGTGTCGAACGCCACTGGAAAAGGCACTAAGTTGGATTGACAAATACGGCGATTTTGACGGAGATGGCTTTGTTGAGTATTTAACTCATTCATCAAAAGGATTACGCAATCAAGGTTGGAAAGATTCGGGTGACGCAATAGTTTACCCTGATGGGCAGTTAGTTGAGCCGCCAATAGCTTTGTGTGAAGTGCAAGGCTACGTTTATGATGCGTGGCTGAGGGCAGCTTTAATTTATGAAGTGTGGGGCGAAAAAGAGCAAGCCAAAAAACTACGCCAAAAAGCCGAGGAATTATATCAACGATTTAACGGTCACTTTTGGATGGAAGAGGAAGGCTTTTACTGTCTGGGCTTAGACGATAAAAAGCAGCAAATTCAATCAATTGCCTCAAATCCTGGTCATCTGCTTTGGTCTGGTATTGTCCCACAGGAACGAGCAAAAAAACTTGTTAACCGACTTTTTCAACCAGATATGTGGTGTGGTTGGGGTGTACGGACTCTTTCATCTCAAAATCCGGCATATAACCCGATTAGTTATCAACGGGGTAGTGTTTGGCCTCATGATAACTCCATAATTGCGGCTGGATTAAAGCGATATGGCTATCACGAAGAAGCTAATCGGATCGCTGAGGGGATTTTTGCTGCTGCAAGTTATTTTCAAGCTGGGCGAATGCCAGAATTATTTGCGGGAATTGAACGCCAAGATAATAACTTTCCCGTACCTTATCCAGATGCCAATATTCCCCAAGCTTGGGCTGCTGGTTCAATTTTCTTACTCATTCGTAATATTTTAGGACTCAAAGCTGATGCTTCCAAAAAACAGTTAAAATTACAGCCGAATCTACCAGATTTCTTACCGGATTTAGAACTCACAAATTTGTCTGTGGGAGACGCTACGGTGGGATTGCGATTTTGGCGCGATGGCGAACAAACCCAATGGAAAGTTATCCATATTGATGGTGAATTAGAAATTTCTACGTAATTATTATTTACAATCATGGCAACTGATTCATCTAATAAAACTATATATGCGGCAATGGGGGCTAACTTAGCGATCGCTATTACTAAATTTATCGCCGCCTCTATTACTGGCAGTTCCGCTATGATATCTGAAGGTATTCATTCAGTTGTGGATACTGGCGATCAACTAGTACTTTTACTGGGAATTAGCAGAAGCCAAAAACCAGCAAATGATCGCCATCCCTTTGGTTACGGTCTAGAACTTTATTTCTGGACTTTTATCGTTGCCATCCTCATCTTCGCCATTGGTGGCGGGATGTCAATTTATGAGGGAATTACTCATTTAATTAACCCTAGCCCTTTAGAAGACCCAATGTGGAATTATATTGTGTTAGGTATAGCAATACTATTGGAGGGTTATTCTTGGACTGTAGCTTTAAAAGAGTTTTTGCCAACAAAGGGTAAACAAAATTTTTGGCAAGCTATCAAAAATAGTAAAGATCCCACAGTAATTACAATATTATTTGAGGATACTGCGGCAATTTTAGGTTTATTTGTTGCTTTAATAGGAATATTTTTAGGACATTTATTTAATAATGTTTATTTTGACGGTATCGCCTCAATTATTATTGGCATTATCTTAGCTATAGTAGCAGTGGTACTAGCGAGAGAAAGTAAAGGATTATTAGTTGGTGAAAGTGCCGATCCTCAAACCATCGCTAACATCCGTTCTTTGTCAAAAACAGAACCAGGAGTGAAAGAAGTTATCCGGGTTCTGACAATGCAACTTGCTCCACAGGAAGTATTGCTGAACTTGGAAATTCAATTTTCCAGAAATCTTACGGGTGAAGAAATAGCCTTAACAGTAGAAAGTTTAGAAGTAAAAATTAGTCAAAAACATCCAGAGATTAAACAAATTTTTATTGAAGCTAAATCCTTAACTGCTGCTCGAAGATCTTCTCAAACTTCTCAATAAATTTTAATCAAATAAATATCGATTACAGCCTGAACTCCACAACAAATTATGGTAAAAATTCTTTGTCAAGGACAAGCATTTGGCTCACCGGGTATCGAACCTCGATGGACTCATGCCAATAAAGATGGAGTCGGCACAGCTTACTCTACTTCTAGTAACATTTGGTTTACTATCTGGAATGGTGTTGTTACTGAAATCTATCATCCCACAGTAGATAGTCCCCAAGTTCGGGATTTGCAGTATCTAATTTCTGATGGAAAAAGCTTTTTTCACGAAGAGAAACGCCATCTTGAATCAAAAGTTGAACCGATGTGGACTCATGGTTTAGGATACCGCATTACTAATTCCGATCCACAAGGGCGTTATGCTGTCATCAAAGAAGTGATTGCTGACCCGCATTTACCCTGTATTTTACAACGCACAAAATTAACAGGAGATAGCGATTTTATTTCCCAACTCCAGCTATATGCTTTGTGTGCGCCGCATCTGGAAGTTGGAGGTAGAGGTAATAATGGTTACGCGGTACAAGTTGCTGGACATCGGATTCTCACAGCCGAGAAAGGAGGAACATGGTTAGCGCTGGGTACAACAATTCCCTTTACTCGTCTTTCTTGTGGCTATGTTGGTGAAAGTGATGGTTGGACAGATTTAGCTGATAATTTTCAGATGGATTGGGAGTTTGACAGTGCTGTAGATGGCAACCTTGCTTTAACTGGAGAAGTAAATTTAGATAGGACTAAAGAGTTTACTTTAGGACTGGCATTTGGGACAAATCTGCACAATGCAATTTCTACACTGTTTCAGTCGCTGAATATTCCTTTTGAAAAGCAGAAGCAGCAATATAACGAACAGTGGAAGCGATCGCGCGACAGCATCAAAGCATTAGAAAATAGTTCTTATGATGAGGGTAAGTTATATCACAACAGCATTAGTCTATTGTTGGCACACGAAGACAAAACCTATCCTGGCGCATTAATTGCATCTCTGGCTATCCCTTGGGGTGAAGCCAAAGACGACCAAGACCAAGGAGGATATCACCTTGTCTGGACGCGGGATATGGTTAGCAGTGTAGCAGGTTTAGTGGCTGCTGGGGAAACAGATACAGCAGTGCGATCGCTAATTTATCTTGCCACTAGTCAGCAGGAAGATGGCGGTTTTCCTCAAAATTTCTGGGTTGATGGGAAACCTTATTGGACAGGTATCCAGCTTGATGAGGTGGCATTTCCTATTCTGTTAGCATGGCTATTGCACCAGCAAAAAACTTGTTTAAACTTCGATATTTATCCGATGATTTTACGGGCGGCGGGTTATTTAATTCGTCACGGCCCAGCTACTCAACAAGAACGCTGGGAAGAAAACAGCGGCTATTCACCATCAACATTAGCATCTAATATTGCCGCCTTAATTTGTGCTGCTCAATTTGTTCGTGAAAGGGGCGATGAAGCAACAGCACAGTTCATTGAAGAATACGCCGATTTTTTAGAATCTCATATCGAAGCTTGGACAGTAACTACTGAAGGCACTTTAGTTGCTGGCATCAAGCGCCATTATATTCGGATTACTCCTACAGATATAAATAATCCTCACCCCAACGAAAATCCTAACCAAGGAACTCTTTTTATTAGCAATCAAGCACCTGGTAAACCGTCAGCATTTCCCGCGAAAGAAATTGTTGATGGCGGGTTTTTACAATTAGTACGCTATGGAATTCGCAAACCTGATGACCCAATTATTGTTGATTCTGTCAAAGTAATTGATGCGGTTTTAAAAGTTGATACACCTGCTGGGCCTTGTTGGCATCGTTACAACCACGACGGTTACGGCCAGCAAGAAGACGGCAATCCTTATACTAGTTATGGTAAGGGACGCGCTTGGCCTCTCTTAACAGGAGAACGGGGACATTATGAATTAGCTGTTGGCGGCGATGTCAAAACATATATTAAAGCGATGGAAGGATTTGCATCAGATACTTGTTTACTACCCGAACAGGTTTGGGATGAAGCAGATATACCTGAAAACCATCTGTATCTAGGAAAACCAACAGGTTCGGCAATGCCTTTGATGTGGGCGCACTCGGAGTATATCAAACTGCTACGGTCAAATCATGATGGTCAAGTATTTGATTTAGTTCCAGAAGTGGCGAATCGATATTTAGGTGAAAGAAAGCAGTGTAAATCATTGGAAATTTGGAAGTTTAACCGTCAAATAGACAAAGTTAAAAAAGGTTATACATTGCGAATTCACGCTTTAGCATCTTTTCATTTACGTTGGTCTGATGATAACTGGCAAACCGTCAAAGATACATTTGCTAATTATACAAAAGTAGGAGTTAATTTTGTAGATATTT contains:
- a CDS encoding amylo-alpha-1,6-glucosidase, coding for MPTKVTVNSGLITINDGSSFLVTASDGSIDENLPQGFFVWDTRLISYYEISLNRCRLSLLASSNISHHDALYQFTNPQLPIINGTLPPGSLLVTVRRDIVEGMHEDIDITNYHNETVKFQLMLAVRSDFADIFDVKSQQILTRGETETKWENSVLTTEYRNGSFFRSIVIEPVCGSSEPRYANGRLMFDVVIAPGKTWHTCVNFTALADGKVFKPQNSCAVPHNTKAGKVRDQFLMNATKLRSSNAEIAEYYQQAIADMGALRIEVDDHGHQFWMPAAGIPWFVAVFGRDSIISSLQAIAVYHEFARGTLLKLAQLQATELDDWHDAQPGKMLHEKRRDELTTLNLLPYHPYYGTVDTTILWIVTLAEAYNWNADVSMLDECRTPLEKALSWIDKYGDFDGDGFVEYLTHSSKGLRNQGWKDSGDAIVYPDGQLVEPPIALCEVQGYVYDAWLRAALIYEVWGEKEQAKKLRQKAEELYQRFNGHFWMEEEGFYCLGLDDKKQQIQSIASNPGHLLWSGIVPQERAKKLVNRLFQPDMWCGWGVRTLSSQNPAYNPISYQRGSVWPHDNSIIAAGLKRYGYHEEANRIAEGIFAAASYFQAGRMPELFAGIERQDNNFPVPYPDANIPQAWAAGSIFLLIRNILGLKADASKKQLKLQPNLPDFLPDLELTNLSVGDATVGLRFWRDGEQTQWKVIHIDGELEIST
- a CDS encoding glycoside hydrolase family 15 protein, which encodes MVKILCQGQAFGSPGIEPRWTHANKDGVGTAYSTSSNIWFTIWNGVVTEIYHPTVDSPQVRDLQYLISDGKSFFHEEKRHLESKVEPMWTHGLGYRITNSDPQGRYAVIKEVIADPHLPCILQRTKLTGDSDFISQLQLYALCAPHLEVGGRGNNGYAVQVAGHRILTAEKGGTWLALGTTIPFTRLSCGYVGESDGWTDLADNFQMDWEFDSAVDGNLALTGEVNLDRTKEFTLGLAFGTNLHNAISTLFQSLNIPFEKQKQQYNEQWKRSRDSIKALENSSYDEGKLYHNSISLLLAHEDKTYPGALIASLAIPWGEAKDDQDQGGYHLVWTRDMVSSVAGLVAAGETDTAVRSLIYLATSQQEDGGFPQNFWVDGKPYWTGIQLDEVAFPILLAWLLHQQKTCLNFDIYPMILRAAGYLIRHGPATQQERWEENSGYSPSTLASNIAALICAAQFVRERGDEATAQFIEEYADFLESHIEAWTVTTEGTLVAGIKRHYIRITPTDINNPHPNENPNQGTLFISNQAPGKPSAFPAKEIVDGGFLQLVRYGIRKPDDPIIVDSVKVIDAVLKVDTPAGPCWHRYNHDGYGQQEDGNPYTSYGKGRAWPLLTGERGHYELAVGGDVKTYIKAMEGFASDTCLLPEQVWDEADIPENHLYLGKPTGSAMPLMWAHSEYIKLLRSNHDGQVFDLVPEVANRYLGERKQCKSLEIWKFNRQIDKVKKGYTLRIHALASFHLRWSDDNWQTVKDTFANYTKVGVNFVDIYISDNQEQPINFTFFWIESSKWEGHNYTVRIS
- a CDS encoding SDR family oxidoreductase; translation: MSYSPYLLKGQKALVTGASSGIGEAIARYLAASGAAVAINYHSEPEEAEKLVDDIKATNGEAFAIQADVSKEDQVKAMFSKTLQEFGTIDILVSNAGIQKDSAFIDMTLDQWNAVIGINLTGQFLCAREAAKEFLRRGVKPDISCAAGKIICMSSVHQVIPWSGHVNYATSKGGINMMMQSIAQELAPHKIRVNSIAPGAIKTPINKSAWDTPQAEANLLKLIPAKRVGDVEDIAKAAVWLASDDSDYVNGTTLFVDGGMTLYPGFTDNG
- a CDS encoding cation diffusion facilitator family transporter; this encodes MATDSSNKTIYAAMGANLAIAITKFIAASITGSSAMISEGIHSVVDTGDQLVLLLGISRSQKPANDRHPFGYGLELYFWTFIVAILIFAIGGGMSIYEGITHLINPSPLEDPMWNYIVLGIAILLEGYSWTVALKEFLPTKGKQNFWQAIKNSKDPTVITILFEDTAAILGLFVALIGIFLGHLFNNVYFDGIASIIIGIILAIVAVVLARESKGLLVGESADPQTIANIRSLSKTEPGVKEVIRVLTMQLAPQEVLLNLEIQFSRNLTGEEIALTVESLEVKISQKHPEIKQIFIEAKSLTAARRSSQTSQ